The Phragmites australis chromosome 15, lpPhrAust1.1, whole genome shotgun sequence genome window below encodes:
- the LOC133893504 gene encoding cyanohydrin beta-glucosyltransferase-like has protein sequence MGSTQKPHVVLVPFPAHGHVAPQMQLARLLHSRGVHVTLVHTELHHRRLARAKGSSAGAAAAAPGFGVEVIPDGLSLEDPPRTLQAHHEAMESNCLEPFESLLRALRDRPGVPPVSCVVADTAMPFAAVAAREVGVPDVQFFTASACGLMGYLQFEELIKKGLVPLKGNDYKTDGSLDTPLDWVPGMKGMRLRDMPTFCRTTDADDWLVHFLVHQMRTAASAKAVVLNTFYEIEKDVLDALTDLLPPIYTVGPLASILASTPTSGGNFPVSTSDASLLQEDKDCMVWLDGKGERSVVYVSFGSHASMGGVQVREFASGLARCGSPYLWVLRPDMAADVEVGEDGLIVPWCAQEAVLSHPAVGLFVTHCGWNSIIECVIPGVPVLGCPVIAEQTTNCRQVRVSWGIGAELPQEAGSGEIAALVKEMMAGKKGKEAREKALEWKRLAESATKQGGSSYESIDRLVDDVLFKVL, from the exons ATGGGCTCGACGCAGAAGCCGCACGTCGTGCTGGTGCCGTTCCCGGCGCACGGCCACGTCGCGCCCCAGATGCAGCTCGCGCGCCTCCTCCACTCCCGCGGCGTCCACGTCACGCTCGTACACACCGAGCTGCACCACCGCCGTCTAGCGCGCGCCAAGGGCAGCAGCGCCGGGGCGGCCGCAGCGGCGCCGGGCTTCGGTGTCGAGGTCATCCCGGACGGCCTGTCGCTGGAGGACCCGCCGCGGACGCTGCAGGCGCACCATGAGGCCATGGAGAGCAACTGCCTCGAGCCGTTCGAGTCGCTGCTGCGGGCGTTGAGGGACAGGCCCGGCGTGCCGCCGGTGAGCTGCGTGGTGGCCGATACGGCCATGCCATTCGCAGCGGTGGCGGCACGGGAGGTCGGCGTGCCGGACGTGCAGTTCTTCACGGCGTCCGCGTGCGGGCTGATGGGATACCTCCAGTTCGAGGAGCTCATAAAAAAGGGACTCGTCCCTCTTAAAG GAAATGACTACAAAACCGATGGCTCCCTTGACACCCCCCTGGACTGGGTGCCAGGGATGAAGGGCATGCGGCTCAGGGACATGCCAACATTCTGCCGCACGACGGACGCCGACGACTGGCTGGTGCACTTCCTCGTCCACCAGATGCGGACCGCGGCCTCCGCCAAGGCCGTCGTCCTCAACACCTTCTACGAGATCGAGAAGGACGTCCTCGACGCGCTCACGGATCTCTTACCGCCCATCTACACCGTCGGCCCACTCGCGAGCATCCTAGCGTCCACGCCGACGAGCGGCGGCAACTTCCCTGTCTCGACAAGCGACGCTAGCCTCTTGCAGGaggacaaggactgcatggTGTGGCTGGACGGCAAAGGGGAGCGCTCCGTCGTGTATGTGAGCTTCGGGAGCCACGCCAGCATGGGCGGCGTGCAGGTGCGGGAGTTCGCGTCCGGGCTGGCACGGTGCGGCTCCCCGTACCTGTGGGTCTTGCGGCCGGACATGGCCGCCGACGTCGAAGTCGGCGAGGACGGGCTCATCGTGCCATGGTGCGCGCAGGAGGCGGTGCTGAGCCACCCAGCCGTGGGGCTGTTCGTGACGCACTGCGGGTGGAACTCCATCATTGAGTGTGTGATTCCTGGCGTGCCGGTGCTCGGGTGTCCCGTGATAGCCGAGCAAACGACGAACTGCCGCCAGGTGCGCGTGTCGTGGGGCATTGGCGCCGAGCTGCCGCAGGAGGCGGGTAGTGGCGAGATAGCAGCGCTTGTGAAGGAGATGATGGCTgggaagaaggggaaggaggcgagggagaaggcacTGGAGTGGAAACGGCTGGCTGAAAGTGCTACAAAACAGGGTGGCTCGTCGTACGAAAGCATTGATCGCTTGGTGGACGATGTGCTATTTAAGGTGCTTTGA